Proteins from a single region of Paenibacillus sp. BIHB 4019:
- a CDS encoding flagellar FlbD family protein, producing the protein MITVTRINGTKLMINALLIEVVEEVPDTIITLTTGKKFIVVESSEELLLLIQNYLRTIGVYAAAQKSEQTEGP; encoded by the coding sequence ATGATTACAGTGACTCGTATTAATGGTACTAAGCTCATGATCAATGCTCTGTTGATTGAAGTGGTGGAGGAAGTGCCCGATACCATTATTACCTTGACCACTGGTAAAAAATTCATAGTGGTAGAAAGCTCGGAGGAGCTTTTGCTGCTGATCCAGAACTATCTTCGTACGATCGGCGTATATGCGGCGGCCCAGAAGAGTGAACAGACGGAGGGTCCATAG
- a CDS encoding flagellar hook-length control protein FliK translates to MEVLSSPAASQLAAPSTGGNAQAKGTGDAAFAQTLNGQLNNGQAGAGTAATANTTDAAALGTIRMTTLNSAGLLGETNNQDLLAAIDGLLEQMDELDTADTDEAAQAQLADLQAMLEQMQALLALLGSPLLTLKQPDEQLTSEEVVQAADAGNGHEAVKAQIALVKHDLENALIQLANVLEQGTAKRVQQQEPSQLIGQQLEALQKLLQKQKEAGTAERNNSNVQAVFEPAAADEAAPQQTAAWLQRLNQQSQHTIALKSAVAEALSADTLVEETADTADDESVLAGNLNANFAHSLKQATSSVAARAVAQPYVLADEFAESMTGLIVQKFDISSLNGKHEAKIMLFPEQLGQVDVRITMQNGQLTALFHTDTVMAKDMLDNQMSQLRLALQSQGLTIDKLEVTQGQAASELSNGGQGQGSNQQFTNRNNNGKGGSRADEAAFEADVIEQIAIQDMGYGRAVNATV, encoded by the coding sequence ATGGAGGTTTTATCATCACCAGCAGCTTCGCAGCTGGCGGCTCCTTCCACTGGCGGGAATGCCCAAGCGAAGGGAACGGGAGATGCGGCTTTTGCTCAAACGCTGAATGGTCAATTGAATAATGGCCAAGCGGGGGCAGGTACAGCAGCAACTGCAAACACAACGGATGCAGCAGCACTTGGAACGATTCGGATGACTACTCTCAATTCAGCTGGCTTGCTTGGAGAAACGAACAATCAGGATTTGCTTGCGGCTATTGATGGACTGCTAGAGCAAATGGATGAATTGGATACTGCGGACACGGATGAGGCTGCACAAGCCCAATTGGCAGATTTGCAAGCAATGCTGGAGCAAATGCAGGCTTTACTAGCCCTGCTAGGTTCCCCGCTTCTCACTTTGAAGCAGCCAGATGAGCAGTTAACCTCAGAGGAAGTTGTCCAAGCAGCAGATGCAGGCAATGGACATGAGGCAGTGAAAGCGCAAATTGCGCTTGTGAAGCATGATTTGGAAAATGCGCTGATTCAGCTGGCTAATGTGCTTGAGCAGGGAACTGCGAAACGCGTTCAGCAGCAGGAGCCATCACAGCTGATTGGACAGCAGCTGGAAGCTTTGCAGAAATTGCTGCAAAAGCAGAAGGAAGCAGGCACAGCCGAGCGCAATAACAGCAATGTTCAAGCGGTATTTGAACCAGCTGCAGCAGACGAGGCTGCTCCACAGCAAACAGCTGCATGGCTTCAGCGTTTGAATCAGCAATCCCAGCATACAATTGCCCTGAAAAGCGCAGTAGCGGAAGCTTTGTCAGCCGATACATTGGTTGAAGAAACGGCCGATACAGCCGATGATGAGTCCGTTCTGGCAGGCAATTTAAATGCAAACTTTGCTCATTCGCTCAAGCAGGCAACGAGTAGCGTGGCAGCGAGAGCAGTCGCCCAGCCTTACGTATTGGCAGACGAATTTGCAGAATCCATGACTGGGCTTATCGTGCAGAAGTTTGATATTTCTTCATTAAATGGCAAGCACGAAGCTAAAATCATGCTGTTCCCTGAACAGCTGGGCCAAGTCGATGTTCGGATCACCATGCAAAACGGCCAGTTGACGGCACTGTTCCATACGGATACGGTTATGGCGAAAGATATGCTGGATAACCAAATGTCGCAGTTGCGACTGGCATTGCAATCCCAAGGTCTAACGATTGACAAGCTTGAAGTGACGCAAGGACAAGCTGCATCAGAGCTGTCTAATGGCGGGCAGGGGCAAGGCTCCAATCAACAATTTACGAATCGAAACAACAACGGCAAGGGCGGAAGCAGAGCCGATGAAGCTGCTTTTGAAGCGGATGTAATCGAGCAAATTGCCATTCAGGATATGGGCTACGGACGGGCGGTTAACGCTACAGTCTAA
- the fliJ gene encoding flagellar export protein FliJ, which translates to MGAFRYSYQKIVDLKTSEKTQAEWILSSSIGELQAAELTVEQLRESRAEWEQKQHQSSQSGVSLAELQTIQQYVDYLDSCIEAKRLEVKRAQKVVEQNRIKLSDKMQDEKVWLKAKDNEKERFRYAMQLKEQNELDEMATVRFMVSVP; encoded by the coding sequence ATGGGAGCATTTCGTTATTCCTACCAAAAAATCGTTGATCTGAAGACAAGTGAAAAAACGCAGGCAGAATGGATCCTGTCCTCTTCCATTGGAGAGCTGCAGGCTGCCGAGCTGACCGTCGAGCAATTGCGTGAAAGCCGTGCAGAATGGGAACAGAAGCAGCATCAGTCTTCGCAATCCGGCGTTTCTTTGGCTGAGCTTCAGACCATTCAACAATATGTGGATTATTTGGACTCATGTATTGAAGCAAAACGGCTTGAAGTGAAACGGGCGCAAAAGGTCGTCGAGCAAAATCGGATCAAGCTTTCGGATAAAATGCAGGACGAGAAAGTATGGTTGAAGGCAAAGGATAACGAGAAGGAACGTTTCCGGTATGCGATGCAGCTTAAGGAGCAAAACGAGTTGGATGAAATGGCAACTGTCCGTTTCATGGTAAGCGTGCCGTAA
- the fliI gene encoding flagellar protein export ATPase FliI has product MSNSSLQAGKYVEHLQAIDPIRVNGKVTQVIGLTVESEGPDASIGDVCYIYPNKAAKPIKAEVVGFRNNKVILMPLGDLHSISSGCDVVGTGKPLSVQVGSELLGKVLDGLGQPLDGSFLPSRMQHYSTHNEPSNPLMRPRVLEPLGIGVRAIDGLLTVGRGQRVGIFAGSGVGKSTLLGMIARNTSADVNVIALIGERGREVLEFIEKDLGPEGLARSVVIVATSDQPALIRMKGALIATSIAEYFRDRGLNVMLMMDSVTRYAMALREVGLAIGEPPATRGYTPSVFANLPKLLERAGTGPKGSITAFYTVLVDGDDMNEPIADAVRGILDGHIVLSRHLAHKGHFPAIDVLQSVSRVMKEIITEEQQDAANQLKRLLSIYKDSEDLINIGAYQRGSNEEIDLAMQFIDSIHQFTRQKTNEKVTLEEAQERLIIDFYRR; this is encoded by the coding sequence ATGAGCAATAGTTCATTGCAGGCGGGCAAATATGTCGAGCATTTGCAGGCGATTGATCCCATACGTGTGAATGGAAAGGTCACCCAGGTCATCGGGCTTACCGTAGAATCGGAAGGGCCTGATGCAAGTATCGGTGATGTGTGCTACATCTATCCGAATAAAGCGGCAAAGCCGATAAAGGCTGAGGTTGTAGGCTTTCGGAACAATAAAGTAATTTTAATGCCGCTGGGCGATTTGCATTCCATCAGCTCAGGCTGTGATGTTGTAGGAACAGGCAAGCCGCTTAGTGTGCAGGTAGGCTCCGAGCTGCTTGGAAAAGTGCTCGATGGCCTCGGCCAGCCGCTTGACGGGTCTTTTTTACCAAGCCGAATGCAGCATTATTCTACTCATAATGAACCAAGCAATCCGCTCATGCGTCCTCGGGTTCTGGAGCCGCTGGGCATAGGCGTTAGAGCTATCGACGGTTTGCTGACGGTTGGCAGAGGCCAGCGTGTAGGCATATTCGCCGGATCTGGGGTAGGAAAAAGTACCCTGCTCGGCATGATTGCCCGAAACACCTCGGCCGACGTCAACGTCATTGCATTAATCGGCGAGCGCGGCCGTGAAGTGCTAGAGTTTATTGAAAAGGACTTGGGACCCGAAGGTTTAGCTCGTTCGGTCGTCATTGTTGCTACTTCGGACCAGCCAGCACTCATTCGGATGAAGGGGGCACTAATCGCCACCTCCATTGCTGAATATTTTCGTGATCGTGGTCTAAACGTCATGCTTATGATGGACTCCGTTACGCGTTACGCTATGGCACTTCGCGAAGTAGGTCTTGCGATCGGCGAGCCGCCTGCAACGAGAGGATATACGCCTTCCGTATTTGCGAATTTGCCTAAACTGCTAGAACGAGCGGGAACTGGTCCAAAAGGCTCAATCACTGCTTTCTACACCGTTTTAGTAGACGGGGATGATATGAACGAACCGATTGCGGATGCAGTCCGGGGGATTTTGGATGGCCATATCGTTCTGAGCCGGCATCTTGCGCATAAAGGACATTTTCCCGCCATTGATGTCCTGCAATCCGTGAGCAGGGTTATGAAAGAAATTATAACGGAAGAGCAGCAGGATGCGGCTAATCAGTTGAAGCGCCTATTATCTATTTATAAAGATTCGGAAGACCTTATAAATATTGGGGCGTACCAACGCGGTTCTAATGAAGAAATTGATTTGGCGATGCAATTTATTGATTCGATTCATCAGTTCACGAGACAAAAAACAAATGAAAAAGTCACCTTGGAAGAAGCTCAGGAGCGGCTAATAATTGATTTTTACAGGAGATGA
- the fliM gene encoding flagellar motor switch protein FliM, with amino-acid sequence MVDVLSQNEIDALLAALNSGEMDAEDLKKEEVTKKVRVYDFKRAVRFSKDHIRSLTRIHENFARYLTTYFSAQLRTFVQISVVQVEQLPYDEFIRSIPKMTILNIFEAEPLEGRMVLEVHPNIAYAMLDRMLGGQGVAPSKINNLTEIETIIMEKIFSRTFESLQEAWKTIIDISPRLEALETNPQFMQIVSPNETIALISLSTKIGETTGMINLCIPHVVIEPVMPRLSAHHWFVSQKKERIPEEVEMLEQRVSKAKLPIVAELGESSITIQEFLGLNVGDVISLSKPVGEGLHIKVGDKLKFIGSPGSVKDRLAIQLDEVVNEGAGEEYDE; translated from the coding sequence TTGGTTGATGTTTTATCGCAAAATGAGATAGATGCGCTGCTGGCGGCCCTTAATTCTGGCGAGATGGATGCCGAGGATTTAAAAAAGGAAGAAGTAACGAAAAAAGTCAGAGTTTATGATTTCAAACGCGCTGTTCGATTTTCGAAGGATCATATTCGCAGTTTGACTCGCATACACGAGAACTTCGCGCGATATTTGACAACCTATTTCTCAGCGCAGCTTCGTACTTTCGTTCAAATCAGTGTCGTTCAAGTCGAGCAGCTTCCTTATGACGAGTTTATTCGTTCAATTCCGAAGATGACGATATTGAATATTTTTGAAGCAGAGCCGCTTGAGGGACGCATGGTGCTTGAGGTGCATCCGAATATCGCTTACGCGATGCTGGATCGCATGCTTGGCGGGCAAGGCGTTGCGCCTTCCAAAATCAATAACCTGACTGAAATCGAAACGATTATTATGGAAAAGATTTTTAGCCGGACGTTTGAGAGTTTGCAAGAGGCGTGGAAAACAATTATTGATATATCGCCACGACTGGAAGCGCTCGAGACGAATCCACAATTTATGCAAATTGTATCACCGAATGAAACGATCGCGCTGATTTCCTTAAGCACGAAAATCGGTGAAACGACAGGGATGATCAATCTTTGTATTCCCCATGTTGTCATTGAGCCGGTTATGCCGCGATTGTCGGCGCATCATTGGTTCGTTTCGCAGAAAAAGGAGCGTATTCCAGAGGAAGTTGAAATGCTGGAGCAGCGCGTAAGCAAAGCGAAGCTGCCGATTGTTGCCGAGCTTGGTGAATCTTCCATTACGATTCAGGAGTTTCTGGGTCTTAATGTAGGAGATGTCATTTCTCTCAGCAAGCCAGTAGGGGAAGGCCTGCATATTAAGGTAGGCGATAAATTGAAGTTCATCGGCAGTCCAGGCTCCGTGAAAGATCGGTTGGCTATTCAGCTTGATGAAGTTGTGAACGAAGGAGCGGGAGAAGAATATGACGAGTAA
- a CDS encoding FliH/SctL family protein, which produces MISLSNLIKSTSVVSIDQLRELYWKNKHAALAADANGEAEAPEEEQPDEETITLRDQIIADARQFAEERLRETGAQCEQMLTEAEANVEAWWLEKRLEDEATTEAARSEGYERGFAEGIEQANMLAKQEWEQKLFEANAILSSAYTMREQIIQEAEPFLVELSCAVAEKVIGQQLEQAPEMVIELIKKSLARRREQGVITLCVAPGQLAFVQAAQEELNLAVDSQAELQILPDATVKDFGCVIRSAYGSIDARIDTQLSELKRELVQFAHQSRDERGQADEQ; this is translated from the coding sequence ATGATATCATTGTCTAATTTGATTAAATCCACAAGCGTTGTTTCTATCGATCAACTAAGAGAGCTTTACTGGAAGAATAAGCATGCAGCACTCGCAGCAGATGCGAATGGCGAAGCTGAAGCTCCAGAGGAAGAACAGCCTGATGAAGAAACGATTACGCTGCGGGATCAAATTATTGCTGATGCCAGGCAGTTTGCAGAAGAACGATTGCGGGAAACCGGAGCCCAATGCGAGCAAATGCTGACCGAGGCGGAAGCGAATGTAGAAGCCTGGTGGCTGGAAAAAAGGCTCGAGGATGAAGCGACGACAGAAGCCGCTCGTAGCGAAGGCTATGAACGAGGTTTTGCGGAAGGCATCGAGCAAGCGAATATGCTGGCCAAGCAGGAATGGGAGCAAAAGCTGTTTGAAGCGAATGCGATTTTATCTTCCGCTTACACGATGCGTGAGCAGATTATTCAGGAAGCGGAGCCGTTTCTGGTCGAGCTGAGCTGCGCGGTAGCAGAAAAGGTAATCGGCCAACAGCTGGAGCAAGCTCCTGAAATGGTCATTGAGCTAATTAAAAAGTCGCTTGCAAGAAGACGCGAGCAGGGTGTTATTACGCTGTGTGTCGCACCTGGTCAGTTGGCTTTCGTCCAGGCTGCGCAAGAAGAACTGAATTTGGCAGTCGACTCGCAAGCCGAGCTGCAAATTTTGCCGGATGCGACGGTTAAAGATTTTGGCTGCGTTATTCGTTCCGCATACGGAAGCATTGATGCCCGTATCGATACACAGCTGTCAGAATTAAAACGCGAGTTGGTCCAGTTCGCTCATCAATCTAGGGACGAGCGAGGACAGGCTGATGAGCAATAG
- a CDS encoding MgtE protein — translation MADTDVEKQGYSGFERAMFFMTPVLFTIVVLGILLILLNSDMRNQALTVGNSIPLLKDVLPNPQSTGGESTDETLKAENMTRKIAELQAQLTEKEGQLTETSTLKTDQEKEIASLKSQIEQLKQSNATQALEDEAYTAKIKELASMYARIAPNKAAPILESMSLDEMVLVLDAMAPNDRVKILEKMTPKTAADATLKLKDTVSAKDLQIAALQSQLKNATSTTATTTTTSSTLDSTQLGATFAAMDAKSAAKLLMTMSDVSASKVLRILNAVDDTTRSNIVGEMSTLNDKVTAQIVSKLMAGK, via the coding sequence GTGGCAGATACAGATGTGGAGAAACAAGGATATAGTGGATTTGAGCGGGCCATGTTTTTTATGACCCCGGTGTTGTTTACGATTGTTGTGCTTGGCATATTGCTGATCCTTCTGAATAGCGATATGCGAAATCAGGCGCTCACGGTCGGAAATTCGATTCCATTGCTCAAAGATGTGCTGCCGAATCCGCAGTCAACTGGCGGTGAAAGCACAGATGAAACGCTCAAGGCAGAAAATATGACTCGTAAAATTGCCGAGCTGCAAGCTCAACTGACGGAGAAAGAGGGCCAACTGACGGAAACGTCCACTCTTAAAACGGATCAGGAAAAAGAAATTGCAAGCTTGAAAAGCCAAATTGAGCAGTTGAAGCAGTCAAATGCAACACAGGCGCTTGAAGATGAGGCATACACAGCCAAAATTAAAGAGCTCGCCAGCATGTATGCACGAATTGCGCCAAATAAGGCTGCCCCTATTTTAGAAAGCATGTCGCTTGATGAAATGGTGCTCGTGCTCGATGCGATGGCTCCAAATGATCGTGTGAAAATTTTGGAGAAAATGACGCCGAAAACAGCGGCTGATGCGACGCTGAAGCTGAAGGACACCGTTTCGGCGAAAGACTTGCAAATTGCGGCACTGCAATCGCAGCTTAAAAATGCCACTTCGACTACAGCGACAACGACTACTACATCTTCGACACTGGATTCGACGCAGCTAGGAGCAACGTTTGCAGCTATGGATGCGAAAAGTGCGGCCAAACTGCTGATGACAATGTCTGACGTAAGTGCCAGCAAGGTGCTGCGTATTTTGAATGCGGTAGATGATACAACAAGATCCAATATTGTAGGCGAGATGTCGACACTGAATGATAAAGTAACAGCTCAAATCGTTTCGAAGCTGATGGCGGGTAAATAG
- a CDS encoding flagellar basal body-associated FliL family protein: protein MKKMMPWLVTILLSIVLIGVVAYFIGGKLLGDTATDASTNKEVEVKHLTADERVEVTSELKEFKRNLKDSNKVVVVSFAFQLDSKKTKEDFDKIIEIEVKPIINRALADMTAEELNGSKGEDLLESKLLNEINPILDKKQKLVKVEITAFIMTNI from the coding sequence ATGAAAAAAATGATGCCATGGTTAGTAACTATACTGTTGTCGATTGTATTGATTGGTGTTGTCGCTTATTTCATTGGAGGCAAACTTTTAGGAGATACAGCTACAGATGCTTCAACCAACAAAGAGGTTGAAGTCAAGCATCTTACCGCTGATGAGCGTGTAGAAGTAACGTCTGAGCTTAAAGAATTTAAGCGCAACTTGAAAGATTCGAACAAAGTCGTTGTCGTTAGCTTCGCTTTCCAACTGGACAGCAAGAAGACGAAGGAAGATTTTGATAAAATCATCGAAATTGAAGTTAAGCCTATTATTAACCGGGCGCTTGCAGATATGACGGCTGAAGAGCTGAATGGCTCTAAAGGCGAGGATCTGCTGGAATCGAAGCTGCTTAATGAAATTAATCCAATTTTGGATAAAAAGCAGAAGCTGGTCAAGGTAGAAATAACAGCTTTTATCATGACCAACATTTAA
- the fliG gene encoding flagellar motor switch protein FliG, translated as MSKSMNGLTGRQKAAILLITLGPEVSAQIFKHLREDEIEQLTLEIANVRKVDSSERETILGEFNQICVAQEYISQGGITYARDILEKALGESKAAEVINRLTATLQVRPFDFARKAEPMQILNFIQNENSQTIALVLSYLQSEQSSHILSSLPQEKQAEVARRIALMDSTSPEVISQVERVLEQKLSATVTQDYTNAGGIDSIVQILNGVDRGTERTILDSLEIQDPELAEEIKKRMFVFEDIVNIDNRSIQRIIRDIENSDLQLALKVASEEVRDAIFQNMSKRMAETFKEEMEFMGPVRLRDVEEAQTRIVATIRRLEESGEIIIARGGGDDIIV; from the coding sequence ATGAGTAAATCGATGAATGGGCTAACCGGAAGGCAGAAAGCGGCAATACTGCTAATTACACTGGGCCCCGAAGTGTCAGCTCAAATTTTTAAACATTTAAGAGAAGATGAAATTGAACAGCTAACTCTTGAAATTGCCAATGTGCGCAAAGTGGACAGCTCAGAGCGAGAAACGATTTTAGGAGAGTTCAATCAAATCTGTGTAGCTCAGGAATATATTTCGCAAGGCGGCATTACATACGCCAGAGATATTTTGGAGAAGGCGTTAGGCGAGAGCAAAGCGGCGGAAGTCATAAATCGATTGACTGCTACTTTGCAAGTGCGGCCATTCGACTTTGCCCGCAAAGCAGAGCCGATGCAAATACTCAACTTTATTCAAAACGAGAACTCTCAGACGATTGCGCTCGTGTTGTCCTATCTTCAATCGGAGCAATCTTCGCACATTTTGTCCTCTCTTCCACAAGAGAAGCAGGCCGAAGTTGCTAGAAGAATTGCGCTCATGGACAGCACTTCGCCGGAAGTTATTTCTCAAGTGGAGCGTGTGCTGGAGCAGAAGCTTTCAGCTACCGTCACTCAAGATTACACAAATGCTGGCGGCATCGACTCTATCGTTCAAATTTTGAACGGTGTTGACCGCGGTACGGAACGTACTATTCTCGATTCTCTGGAAATTCAAGATCCTGAACTTGCAGAAGAAATCAAGAAGCGGATGTTCGTCTTCGAAGATATCGTCAACATCGACAATCGTTCGATTCAGCGGATTATCCGCGATATCGAAAATTCCGATTTGCAGCTTGCACTTAAAGTCGCTAGCGAAGAAGTACGGGATGCCATTTTCCAAAACATGTCGAAGCGCATGGCGGAAACATTCAAGGAAGAAATGGAGTTTATGGGTCCAGTCCGATTGCGTGATGTAGAGGAGGCGCAGACCCGTATTGTCGCAACGATTCGCAGATTAGAGGAATCAGGTGAAATCATTATCGCCCGTGGCGGAGGAGATGATATCATTGTCTAA
- the flgG gene encoding flagellar basal body rod protein FlgG, whose protein sequence is MLRSMYSGVSGMRGFQTKLDVIGNNIANVNTVGFKGGRVMFSDILSQTTAGITASAEGEQGGVNAKQIGLGVSIASIDTIHTPGSAMTTNQPTDLRIDGDGFFAVTAADGGETFLTRAGNFTLDANRQLVNANGMFVMAADDGGIIPPLDPAITSFTIGQDGMILGVTADGIVEAGQIGVVKVVNPSGLLKMGGNLYRMTANANPDGELATSPANDEEVGTGAIVAGQLEMSNVDLTGEFTEMIVAQRGFQANSRIITTSDEILQEVVNLKR, encoded by the coding sequence ATGCTAAGATCAATGTACTCGGGTGTGTCAGGTATGCGCGGCTTCCAAACGAAGCTGGATGTCATCGGTAACAATATTGCGAACGTTAATACGGTGGGCTTCAAAGGCGGCCGCGTCATGTTCAGCGATATTTTGAGCCAAACAACAGCGGGCATTACCGCTTCGGCTGAAGGCGAACAAGGTGGTGTGAATGCGAAGCAAATCGGGCTTGGTGTCAGCATTGCTTCTATTGATACTATTCACACGCCAGGCAGCGCGATGACGACAAACCAACCGACAGATCTTCGCATTGATGGCGATGGATTTTTTGCGGTAACCGCAGCAGATGGCGGAGAAACATTTTTGACTAGAGCCGGAAACTTTACGCTTGATGCGAACAGACAGCTTGTCAATGCAAACGGGATGTTTGTAATGGCTGCGGATGATGGCGGTATTATTCCTCCGCTTGATCCTGCCATCACTTCATTCACCATTGGTCAAGACGGTATGATTCTAGGTGTAACAGCTGACGGCATCGTTGAAGCAGGACAAATTGGAGTTGTTAAAGTAGTGAATCCAAGCGGTTTGCTGAAAATGGGTGGAAACTTGTATCGCATGACAGCTAATGCCAATCCAGACGGAGAGCTTGCAACGTCACCAGCGAATGATGAAGAGGTTGGAACGGGCGCAATCGTGGCCGGACAGCTTGAAATGTCAAACGTTGACCTGACAGGCGAGTTTACAGAAATGATCGTGGCTCAGCGCGGTTTCCAAGCGAATTCGCGTATTATCACGACATCTGATGAAATTTTGCAAGAGGTTGTCAACCTGAAACGATAA
- a CDS encoding TIGR02530 family flagellar biosynthesis protein: protein MSDSVKIGHYFPLKSSPLNNAKTVGAKSQQPSEFQDLLDSKVLKFSHHAEVRMKQRGIQLQADSLTKIVNAVDEAASKGAIDSLIVFKDIAMIVNVPSRTVVTAMDGKQMQSNVFTQIDSAVILS from the coding sequence ATGAGCGACAGCGTAAAGATTGGGCATTATTTTCCGCTTAAATCTTCGCCCTTAAACAATGCGAAGACGGTAGGGGCAAAATCCCAGCAGCCTAGCGAATTTCAGGATTTGCTGGATTCGAAAGTATTGAAATTCAGCCATCATGCTGAAGTTCGGATGAAGCAGCGAGGCATTCAGCTTCAAGCAGATTCATTAACGAAAATTGTGAATGCTGTGGACGAAGCGGCATCGAAAGGCGCCATTGACTCTTTAATCGTTTTTAAAGATATTGCGATGATCGTAAATGTGCCTAGCCGTACAGTAGTTACTGCAATGGATGGCAAGCAAATGCAAAGCAATGTATTCACGCAAATAGACAGCGCCGTTATTTTAAGCTAG
- a CDS encoding flagellar hook capping FlgD N-terminal domain-containing protein, with amino-acid sequence MAVVTNKVIWPNYDQTNVKIAGKTEDDKTSLSKDAFLELLVTQLKNQDPLSPQSNTEFIAQMAQFTSVEQLMNMNTQLTQLNSSISSASMMIGKSVTWQELDKKGSTVMYTDVVKSIVSTDGVLYAKFEDNTMIKVSDILTVSDEAPAVAEEPEADGEASNETNVAEDAGTAEGDTAAESGEEQTS; translated from the coding sequence TTGGCAGTCGTTACGAATAAAGTGATCTGGCCGAATTATGATCAGACCAACGTTAAAATAGCAGGGAAAACCGAGGATGATAAAACATCGCTAAGTAAGGACGCATTTCTCGAATTGCTCGTCACACAGCTTAAAAATCAGGATCCATTAAGCCCGCAGAGCAACACAGAGTTTATAGCCCAAATGGCGCAGTTCACCTCAGTCGAGCAGCTGATGAATATGAATACGCAGCTGACACAGTTGAACTCAAGCATCAGCAGCGCATCTATGATGATCGGTAAAAGTGTAACATGGCAGGAGCTTGATAAAAAAGGAAGCACCGTCATGTATACCGATGTTGTGAAGTCGATTGTCTCAACGGATGGTGTATTGTATGCCAAGTTTGAAGATAACACGATGATTAAAGTAAGCGACATCCTTACAGTCTCGGATGAAGCTCCAGCAGTAGCGGAGGAACCAGAAGCAGATGGTGAAGCTTCGAATGAGACGAATGTTGCCGAAGATGCTGGAACTGCTGAAGGCGACACCGCTGCTGAAAGCGGGGAGGAACAAACCTCATGA